In one Winogradskyella sp. MH6 genomic region, the following are encoded:
- the porU gene encoding type IX secretion system sortase PorU has protein sequence MKNCSVFVLIMFGLFAFGQQKQFNIEWNGDKVLETEYGKITIPGFDEKHFSYDDKNGLIFFSQWEGDRGFVDENSVTLSNVVYETITQNSLKNLSTNLVPNSVKFNSYNTNARDKRGYYFQISPIVKDRGVYKKIKSFTINYNITSNRSQAVAKSDIINSVLSSGEWYRFYIEESGVFRLSKGFLNSLGINTNSVDPRNIKIYGNGGRMLPLLNSANYPFDLVENAVKFVGEDDGSFDNNDYILFYGEGPKTYSQESQTNLNLYTDKTYYYVNISSGNGKRIQQMPSIDAAADIQINTFQDYQFYEVDEHNLAKLGRRWFGDAFGVENQRVYDFQFPNLVTSEPVRFDIAVGSVSETDGTTMGITINGNLISSLGLGVITPGSVLGTANAYGGDLNMSSDAIRVTLDYNNNGNPSANAYLDYINIEATRDLAYAGDQLVFKNNDVAITPGIVEYNLSNASGVHEIWDITDRFNVSNTLNPEGLSNLSFKAVSGEERTYIAFSTSNTLQPKKESRSTVANQNLKGTIFLNNQGVFEDVDYIMLTPAELLSQAERLAQINRNKYGLNVKVVDLQTIYNEFSAGSQDIAAIRNFLKYVYDNASVPSRKLKYVCLFGEGSYDYKDRVRNNTNLVPSWYSIDSFSLTNSFVSDDFYVMLDDNEGGMGNSDRMDVAVGRILAEDLQRAKEMVDKIEAYYQPEAYGIWRNNVLLVSDDVDVGWERTLQETTDNLGTNIETDKPFFNVVKIHTDAFEQESSAAGDRYPQVNEAFKDAIEVGAVVVNYFGHGGENGLAKERIFDKFDAQEINNICKYNLFITVTCEFTKFDDPDRDTAGEFTYWNTTGGAIALMTTTRQIFVTVGESFNETLDDYLFAYGSNDYQPIGEVLRLTKTDNSIAGITQKRLVFLIGDPAMKLAFPQPDIRLTKVNDVEITQQIDTLKALSRTKLSGEVTDVNGNVLSNYNGTLTATVFDKRIDRQTLANDGTTDGNGTIYLNFTTLGEILFKGQATIENGQFEFDFIVPRDIGIPVGNGKVSFYAQTDNGLSDQTGANFDIKVGGINEDAPEDNIGPVINLYMNDENFVSGGVTNESPSLLAKLQDDNGINTASGIGHDITAIIDGDETNPVVLNDYYQAEVDDFTNGTVSYPFRDLEPGLHTLTLKAWDTYNNSSTAEIQFTVYDKDEELVIKNVLNYPNPFVNYTEFWFNHNSSEPLDVSVQIFTVSGKLVRTINGQTSADECCGSGASSLSRSIVWDGRDDFGDKIGKGVYVYKLKVKSNRLNKQVEKIQKLVIL, from the coding sequence ATGAAAAATTGCTCTGTTTTTGTTCTAATAATGTTCGGTTTGTTCGCTTTTGGGCAACAAAAACAATTTAATATTGAATGGAATGGTGATAAGGTTTTAGAAACAGAATATGGTAAGATAACCATCCCAGGATTTGATGAGAAACATTTTAGTTATGACGACAAAAATGGTTTGATATTTTTTTCTCAATGGGAAGGAGACAGAGGTTTTGTAGATGAAAATTCGGTTACCTTATCTAATGTTGTTTACGAAACGATTACTCAAAATAGTCTTAAAAACTTAAGTACTAATCTTGTTCCAAATTCGGTAAAATTCAATTCTTACAACACCAATGCAAGAGACAAACGCGGATATTATTTTCAAATAAGTCCTATTGTTAAGGATAGAGGTGTTTATAAAAAGATTAAATCCTTCACTATAAACTATAATATTACATCTAATAGATCTCAGGCTGTAGCAAAATCAGATATTATAAATTCTGTACTAAGTTCTGGTGAGTGGTATAGGTTTTATATAGAAGAGTCCGGTGTTTTTCGGTTGTCAAAAGGATTTCTAAATAGTTTAGGAATCAATACAAATTCTGTAGATCCTCGAAATATTAAAATATATGGTAATGGAGGAAGGATGTTGCCATTATTAAATTCTGCTAATTATCCTTTTGATTTGGTAGAAAACGCTGTAAAATTTGTTGGTGAAGATGATGGAAGTTTTGATAATAATGATTACATCTTATTTTATGGTGAAGGTCCTAAAACATATAGCCAAGAGAGTCAAACAAACTTAAACTTATACACAGACAAGACCTATTATTATGTAAATATTAGTTCTGGTAACGGTAAAAGAATTCAGCAAATGCCAAGTATAGATGCAGCAGCAGATATACAAATCAATACCTTTCAAGATTATCAGTTTTATGAAGTAGATGAGCATAATTTAGCCAAATTAGGTAGACGTTGGTTTGGTGATGCTTTTGGTGTTGAAAATCAGCGTGTTTATGACTTTCAATTTCCGAATTTAGTAACTAGTGAGCCTGTACGATTCGATATTGCAGTAGGTTCAGTTTCAGAAACCGATGGTACTACAATGGGCATTACAATAAACGGAAACCTTATTTCTAGTCTTGGTTTGGGTGTTATTACTCCTGGATCTGTTTTGGGTACCGCAAATGCCTATGGAGGTGATTTAAATATGTCATCAGATGCAATAAGAGTAACCTTAGATTATAATAATAATGGTAATCCGTCTGCAAATGCCTATTTAGATTATATCAATATTGAAGCCACAAGAGATTTGGCATACGCAGGAGATCAATTGGTGTTTAAAAATAATGATGTGGCTATTACTCCAGGTATTGTGGAGTACAATTTGTCAAATGCTTCAGGTGTTCATGAAATATGGGATATAACAGATAGGTTTAATGTTTCTAACACTTTAAATCCCGAAGGGTTAAGCAACTTAAGTTTTAAGGCTGTTTCGGGTGAAGAACGCACTTATATCGCTTTTTCTACTTCAAATACATTACAGCCAAAAAAAGAATCGAGATCTACTGTAGCAAATCAGAATTTAAAAGGAACAATATTTCTTAACAATCAAGGTGTTTTTGAGGATGTGGATTACATTATGTTGACTCCCGCTGAACTTTTATCTCAAGCAGAGCGATTGGCTCAGATTAATAGAAATAAGTACGGTCTTAACGTAAAGGTTGTTGATCTTCAAACCATTTATAATGAGTTTAGTGCTGGGAGTCAGGATATTGCTGCTATTAGAAATTTCTTAAAATATGTTTATGACAACGCTAGTGTTCCTAGTCGAAAGTTAAAATATGTATGCTTGTTTGGTGAGGGTTCTTATGACTACAAAGATAGAGTAAGAAACAATACAAACTTAGTTCCTTCTTGGTATTCTATAGATAGTTTTAGCCTCACAAATTCGTTTGTTTCAGATGATTTTTATGTGATGTTAGATGATAATGAAGGAGGTATGGGTAATTCGGATAGAATGGATGTTGCGGTAGGCAGAATATTAGCAGAAGATCTTCAGCGAGCAAAAGAAATGGTAGATAAAATCGAAGCTTATTATCAGCCAGAAGCCTATGGGATTTGGAGAAATAATGTCTTATTAGTGTCAGATGATGTAGATGTAGGTTGGGAAAGAACATTACAAGAGACCACAGATAATCTAGGAACTAATATAGAAACCGATAAGCCATTTTTTAATGTTGTAAAGATTCACACAGATGCTTTTGAACAGGAATCTTCTGCTGCAGGAGATCGATATCCGCAAGTAAATGAAGCTTTTAAAGATGCTATTGAGGTTGGTGCTGTGGTTGTAAATTATTTTGGGCATGGTGGTGAAAACGGATTGGCTAAGGAGCGTATTTTCGATAAGTTTGATGCTCAGGAGATTAATAATATTTGCAAATACAATCTTTTTATAACAGTAACCTGTGAGTTTACAAAGTTTGACGATCCTGATAGAGATACAGCGGGAGAGTTTACATATTGGAATACAACAGGAGGTGCCATTGCTTTAATGACCACAACAAGACAGATTTTTGTTACAGTAGGAGAGAGTTTTAATGAGACTTTAGATGATTATTTATTCGCTTACGGATCTAATGATTACCAACCTATAGGAGAAGTTTTAAGATTAACAAAAACTGATAATAGTATAGCGGGAATCACACAAAAACGATTGGTTTTTTTAATAGGAGATCCTGCTATGAAGTTGGCATTTCCGCAGCCAGACATTAGACTTACCAAAGTGAATGATGTAGAAATCACACAGCAAATAGATACATTAAAAGCACTAAGTCGTACTAAATTATCTGGAGAAGTTACCGATGTTAATGGCAATGTGTTATCTAATTACAACGGTACATTAACCGCTACGGTTTTTGATAAAAGAATTGATCGTCAAACGTTGGCTAACGACGGAACTACAGATGGTAATGGTACAATTTATTTAAATTTTACCACTTTAGGAGAAATCCTTTTCAAAGGACAGGCTACAATTGAAAATGGTCAGTTTGAGTTCGATTTTATAGTGCCTAGAGATATTGGTATACCAGTAGGTAATGGAAAAGTTAGCTTTTATGCTCAAACAGATAACGGATTATCTGATCAAACAGGTGCAAATTTTGATATCAAAGTTGGAGGCATTAATGAAGATGCACCAGAAGATAATATTGGTCCAGTAATCAATTTATATATGAATGACGAAAATTTTGTTTCAGGAGGAGTTACAAATGAGTCTCCAAGTTTACTGGCAAAACTTCAAGATGATAATGGTATTAATACAGCAAGTGGTATTGGTCACGATATTACAGCAATTATTGATGGAGACGAGACAAATCCTGTAGTATTAAATGACTACTATCAGGCAGAAGTTGATGATTTCACAAATGGCACAGTCTCGTATCCATTTAGAGATTTAGAGCCTGGTTTGCATACACTTACTTTAAAAGCTTGGGACACCTACAATAATTCATCTACAGCTGAGATTCAATTCACTGTTTATGATAAAGATGAAGAATTAGTTATCAAAAATGTACTTAATTACCCAAATCCATTTGTTAATTATACTGAGTTTTGGTTTAATCATAATAGCTCAGAGCCATTAGATGTCTCTGTTCAGATATTCACAGTTTCAGGAAAACTTGTAAGAACCATCAATGGGCAAACAAGTGCAGATGAGTGTTGTGGTAGTGGAGCATCTTCATTATCTCGTAGTATTGTATGGGATGGTAGAGATGATTTTGGTGATAAAATCGGAAAAGGAGTCTATGTCTATAAACTAAAAGTGAAATCTAACCGTTTAAATAAGCAAGTTGAAAAAATTCAAAAACTTGTCATACTATAA
- a CDS encoding M28 family metallopeptidase produces the protein MKYILSVLSLLFITACGTKQNSSGSKEDLAEKITITAQDVKTSMEYLASDELKGRATGSEGIEKAAVFIENFFKKNGVKPYFETYRDSFKLGEIDGYNIVGMIEGTDDKLKDEFIILGGHYDHIGKGKTVEGDSIANGANDDASGTIAAMEFGRYFSKSKSNKRSILITLYDAEEMGLKGSAHLATKLKESGLNAYTMINFEMIGVPRAEDKSMAYMSGYDRSNFAPTLNKYAGEEIVGFFPKAKDFQLFYRSDNFPFFKELNIPAHAISTFDFTNFEYYHHVDDEADKMDYEHMANFINKMIPALEGIMNSNKREVVLEAVVNEE, from the coding sequence ATGAAATATATATTGTCTGTACTTAGTTTGTTATTCATAACAGCTTGTGGTACAAAGCAAAATAGCTCAGGTAGCAAAGAAGACCTTGCAGAAAAAATTACCATTACAGCTCAAGATGTAAAAACTAGTATGGAGTATTTAGCATCAGATGAGTTAAAAGGCAGAGCAACAGGTAGCGAAGGCATTGAAAAAGCAGCAGTTTTTATTGAAAACTTCTTTAAGAAAAATGGTGTAAAACCTTATTTCGAAACCTATAGAGATAGCTTTAAATTAGGTGAAATAGATGGCTACAATATAGTTGGGATGATAGAAGGTACAGATGATAAACTAAAGGATGAGTTCATTATTCTTGGCGGTCACTACGATCATATTGGAAAAGGAAAGACAGTAGAAGGAGACAGTATTGCAAATGGGGCAAATGATGATGCTTCTGGTACTATTGCAGCAATGGAGTTTGGAAGATACTTTTCTAAGTCTAAAAGTAATAAGCGAAGTATTTTAATCACACTTTATGATGCAGAAGAAATGGGACTAAAAGGTTCAGCACATTTAGCAACTAAACTTAAAGAATCGGGTTTAAATGCTTATACCATGATAAACTTTGAAATGATTGGTGTGCCAAGGGCTGAGGATAAGTCAATGGCTTATATGAGTGGTTATGACCGCTCCAATTTTGCACCAACACTTAATAAATATGCTGGCGAAGAAATAGTCGGTTTTTTCCCAAAGGCAAAAGACTTTCAGTTGTTTTACAGATCAGATAATTTTCCTTTTTTCAAAGAATTAAATATTCCTGCCCACGCTATCTCTACATTCGATTTTACAAATTTTGAATATTACCATCATGTAGATGATGAAGCTGATAAAATGGATTATGAACATATGGCAAATTTTATCAATAAAATGATACCTGCTTTAGAAGGTATCATGAATTCAAACAAAAGAGAGGTTGTATTAGAAGCTGTAGTAAATGAAGAATAA
- the porV gene encoding type IX secretion system outer membrane channel protein PorV produces MKKYAITLIALITYGGLFAQETTQIIPNTTDSRVITTGVPFMLIAPDARSAGMGDMGVATSMDGFSQQYNPAKYVFSEAKSGVSLSYTPYLSKLVNDISIGYVSYFNRLNEYSAVSASFKYFSLGEITLTQSEDDPGTNVKPNEFTADVAYTLRLADQFSMAVAVRYMRSDLRINQVDPNANAANSFNADITGYYQSEEEAYNDFNGRWRAGFAIQNLGPKFKYDDGGRENFQPTNLRLGAGFDFIFDEYSKLGVTAEVSKLLVPTPPRLGTRLTFEDNNGNGIYDEPDTNNPQPNDDVLISEEENVIIEGQDNDVSFLNGVFQSFGDAPGGFSEELREFTWALGAEYTYQDSFALRAGYFNEAEDKGARKFFAIGAGFKYTTINLDLSYLFSASRVQSPLENTLRFSLTFNFGDGEYDEY; encoded by the coding sequence ATGAAGAAATACGCAATAACCCTTATCGCTTTAATAACCTACGGTGGCTTATTTGCACAAGAAACCACCCAAATCATACCTAACACTACAGATAGTAGAGTTATAACTACAGGAGTTCCATTTATGCTTATAGCTCCAGACGCAAGGTCTGCTGGTATGGGAGATATGGGAGTGGCAACATCTATGGATGGGTTCTCACAGCAGTATAACCCTGCAAAATATGTGTTTTCAGAAGCAAAATCTGGTGTGAGTTTAAGTTACACTCCGTATTTAAGCAAATTGGTAAATGATATCTCAATTGGTTATGTGTCTTATTTCAATAGACTAAATGAATACAGTGCTGTTTCTGCAAGTTTTAAATATTTTAGTTTAGGTGAGATAACCTTGACACAGAGTGAAGATGATCCAGGAACGAATGTAAAACCAAATGAATTTACTGCAGATGTGGCTTATACTTTAAGATTGGCAGATCAATTCTCAATGGCTGTTGCTGTGCGTTATATGAGATCAGACTTAAGAATAAATCAAGTAGATCCTAATGCAAATGCGGCAAATAGTTTTAATGCTGATATCACAGGGTATTATCAAAGTGAGGAAGAAGCCTATAATGATTTTAATGGTCGTTGGAGAGCAGGTTTTGCAATTCAAAATTTAGGTCCAAAGTTTAAATACGATGATGGTGGTAGAGAAAACTTCCAACCTACAAATTTAAGATTAGGAGCAGGTTTCGATTTTATTTTTGATGAGTATAGTAAATTAGGTGTAACTGCTGAGGTTTCTAAACTATTAGTACCTACTCCTCCTAGATTAGGAACAAGATTAACATTTGAAGACAACAATGGTAATGGTATATATGACGAACCAGATACAAATAATCCGCAGCCAAATGACGATGTGTTAATTTCTGAAGAAGAAAATGTCATTATAGAAGGACAAGATAATGACGTAAGTTTTTTAAATGGAGTTTTTCAGTCCTTCGGAGATGCTCCTGGTGGTTTCAGCGAAGAACTTAGAGAGTTTACATGGGCATTAGGTGCTGAGTATACTTATCAAGATAGTTTTGCGCTTAGAGCAGGTTACTTCAATGAAGCAGAAGATAAAGGTGCGCGTAAGTTTTTTGCAATTGGTGCAGGTTTTAAATACACGACGATTAATTTAGATTTATCATATTTGTTCTCTGCATCAAGAGTGCAGAGTCCGTTAGAAAATACACTGCGTTTTTCACTGACATTTAATTTTGGTGATGGTGAATATGATGAATATTAG
- a CDS encoding pyruvate dehydrogenase complex dihydrolipoamide acetyltransferase, producing MAEVINMPRLSDTMEEGTVATWLKQVGDKVEEGDILAEIETDKATMEFESFNEGTLLHIGIQEGETAKVDSLLAIIGEEGEDISDLLNGGASSKEETKSEEKTEDKKEETIEVESSEELPEGVTVVTMPRLSDTMEEGTVATWLKKVGDEVEEGDILAEIETDKATMEFESFQSGTLLHIGLEEGESAKVDSLLAIIGPAGTDVSGVAKNFKVGGSESKSEPKTETKAAPKEEKKGEPKKVEAKPASTSTSTSAVSSSDGRIFASPLAKKMAEEKGINLSQVKGSGENGRIVKRDIENFTPAQASANVGKFVPTGVEDFDEVPNSNMRKAIAKNLAKSKFTAPHYYLNVEFDMENAIAFRAQYNSLPDTKISYNDMVVKACALALKQHPQVNSQWFDDKMKLNNHVHIGVAVAVPDGLVVPVVKFANEQSLTQIGAAVKEYAGKARNKKLTLDEMEGSTFTISNLGMFGIESFTSIINQPNSAILSVGAIVSKPVVKNGQVVPGNTMKLTMACDHRTVDGATGAQFLQTLKGYIENPVTMLV from the coding sequence ATGGCAGAAGTAATAAATATGCCGCGTTTAAGCGATACAATGGAAGAAGGAACAGTTGCAACTTGGTTGAAACAAGTAGGCGACAAGGTTGAAGAAGGAGATATTTTAGCTGAAATTGAAACCGATAAGGCAACTATGGAGTTTGAGTCTTTTAACGAAGGAACATTGCTTCATATTGGTATTCAAGAAGGAGAAACGGCTAAAGTAGATTCGCTTTTAGCTATTATAGGTGAAGAAGGGGAAGATATTTCAGATTTGTTAAATGGAGGTGCTTCTAGCAAAGAAGAAACTAAGTCTGAAGAAAAAACTGAAGATAAAAAAGAAGAAACAATAGAAGTAGAAAGTTCTGAAGAATTACCAGAAGGTGTTACTGTTGTAACTATGCCTCGCTTAAGTGATACCATGGAAGAGGGAACAGTTGCAACTTGGTTAAAGAAAGTTGGAGATGAGGTAGAAGAAGGTGATATCCTTGCTGAGATTGAAACAGATAAAGCAACTATGGAGTTTGAATCTTTTCAATCAGGAACGCTTTTACATATTGGATTAGAAGAAGGTGAATCTGCAAAAGTAGATTCTTTATTAGCTATTATTGGTCCTGCTGGAACAGATGTGTCTGGTGTGGCAAAAAACTTTAAAGTTGGTGGTTCTGAATCTAAATCTGAGCCTAAGACCGAAACTAAAGCTGCACCTAAAGAAGAAAAGAAAGGTGAGCCTAAAAAGGTAGAAGCAAAACCAGCATCTACTAGTACATCAACATCAGCTGTTTCTTCATCAGATGGGAGAATTTTTGCTTCACCTTTAGCTAAGAAAATGGCAGAAGAGAAAGGTATTAATCTTTCTCAGGTAAAAGGTTCAGGTGAAAACGGTAGAATTGTAAAACGAGATATTGAGAACTTTACTCCAGCTCAAGCATCTGCAAATGTTGGTAAATTTGTTCCGACAGGAGTAGAGGATTTTGATGAAGTGCCAAACTCTAACATGCGAAAAGCTATTGCTAAGAATTTAGCGAAGTCTAAATTTACAGCACCACATTATTATTTAAATGTGGAGTTTGATATGGAAAATGCAATTGCCTTCAGAGCACAGTATAATTCTTTGCCAGACACAAAGATCTCTTATAACGATATGGTAGTTAAGGCTTGTGCCTTGGCATTAAAGCAACATCCGCAAGTAAACTCTCAGTGGTTTGACGACAAGATGAAGTTAAACAACCATGTTCACATAGGTGTAGCTGTAGCAGTACCAGATGGTTTGGTAGTGCCTGTTGTTAAATTTGCAAATGAACAAAGTTTAACTCAAATTGGAGCTGCTGTAAAAGAGTATGCTGGTAAAGCAAGAAATAAAAAGCTGACTTTAGACGAGATGGAAGGCAGTACTTTTACGATTTCTAATTTAGGGATGTTTGGTATTGAGAGTTTTACATCTATTATCAATCAACCTAACTCAGCAATCTTATCTGTTGGTGCAATTGTTTCAAAACCAGTTGTTAAAAACGGACAAGTTGTGCCAGGTAACACAATGAAGTTAACCATGGCTTGCGATCATAGAACCGTTGATGGTGCTACAGGAGCACAATTCCTGCAAACATTAAAAGGATATATAGAAAATCCAGTAACGATGTTAGTATAA
- the pdhA gene encoding pyruvate dehydrogenase (acetyl-transferring) E1 component subunit alpha has product MQKITKEVYLKWYEDMLFWRKFEDKLAAVYIQQKVRGFLHLYNGQEAVLAGALHAMDLTKDKMITAYRNHVQPIGMGVDPKRVMAELYGKATGTSHGLGGSMHIFSKEHRFYGGHGIVGGQIPLGAGIAFGDKYHGSDAVTICCFGDGAARQGSLHETFNLAMLWNLPVVFVCENNGYAMGTSVERTANHTDIWKLGLGYEMPSGPVDGMNPIKVAEAFDEAIQRARKGGGPSFLEVKTYRYRGHSMSDAQHYRTKEEVEEYKKIDPITQVKDIILEEKYATEEEIKVIDKRVKKLVSECEKFAEESPYPEKNVMYDAVYEQEDYPFIQHKL; this is encoded by the coding sequence ATGCAAAAAATCACCAAAGAAGTTTACCTTAAATGGTACGAGGATATGTTGTTTTGGCGAAAGTTTGAGGATAAACTTGCCGCAGTATATATTCAACAAAAAGTAAGAGGATTTCTTCACTTATACAATGGCCAAGAGGCTGTGTTAGCAGGAGCACTTCATGCAATGGATTTAACTAAGGATAAAATGATTACAGCTTACCGTAATCACGTGCAACCAATAGGTATGGGTGTAGATCCAAAACGCGTTATGGCTGAGTTATATGGTAAAGCTACAGGAACATCTCACGGTTTAGGTGGTTCTATGCATATTTTCTCTAAAGAGCACAGGTTTTATGGAGGTCATGGTATTGTAGGTGGTCAAATTCCGTTAGGAGCAGGTATAGCTTTTGGTGATAAGTATCACGGTAGTGATGCTGTAACTATTTGTTGTTTTGGTGATGGTGCTGCAAGACAAGGGTCTTTACACGAAACATTCAACCTAGCAATGTTATGGAATTTACCTGTAGTTTTTGTTTGTGAAAACAATGGTTACGCAATGGGAACTTCTGTAGAGCGTACAGCAAACCATACAGACATTTGGAAACTAGGTCTAGGTTATGAAATGCCATCAGGCCCAGTAGACGGAATGAATCCTATAAAAGTTGCTGAAGCTTTTGATGAAGCAATTCAACGTGCAAGAAAAGGAGGAGGACCTTCTTTCTTAGAAGTAAAAACATACAGATATAGAGGTCATTCAATGTCTGATGCTCAGCACTACAGAACAAAAGAAGAAGTAGAAGAGTACAAAAAAATAGATCCTATTACTCAGGTAAAAGACATTATTCTAGAAGAGAAATACGCAACAGAAGAAGAGATTAAGGTTATTGATAAGCGTGTGAAAAAGCTAGTTTCTGAGTGTGAGAAATTCGCAGAAGAATCTCCATACCCAGAAAAAAATGTAATGTACGACGCAGTATACGAACAAGAAGATTACCCATTTATTCAACACAAATTATAA
- the gldJ gene encoding gliding motility lipoprotein GldJ gives MDMKNVSNLKFLIALTLCASIVSCKRNSNSGNVDSATGWKINDKNGGFQYNTSFKEQETPPGTAFIEGGTFTMGKVQDDPMHDWNNTPNQQHIQSFYMDEAEVTNVNYLYYLYYLKSVYPPDDPNYALIYKGALPDTLVWRNRLGYNEMMTENYLRHPGYANYPVVGVSWIQAVEYANWRSNRVAEMSLQDAGYIKRDAHLTDLNADSTFDVDTYINAPTQTYGGNSEVLEGGKRRQQTDAEGNPVNVYANRETGLIPVKYRLPTEAEWEYAALGMSELRSYNVYRGRKKYPWDGQYTRSGKRVNRGDQMANFKQGKGDYGGIAGWSDDGADITAEVKSYEPNDYGLYDMAGNVAEWVADVYRPIVDDEFNDFNYYRGNVYTKNALNPDGTVKIVTAEEIVYDTLSNGKIIARNLPGEIAKIPVDDEDTYLRTQFDKSDNRNFRDGDKRSSRYYRESFDEGDDRVDATGKMYNSPKHTVAVDSAEGKLIREYDKSNNRTSLINDEVRVFKGGSWRDRAYWIDPAQRRYFPQDMATDYIGFRCAVSRVGSKSVKSQKKRN, from the coding sequence ATGGATATGAAAAATGTCTCAAACCTAAAATTTTTAATTGCACTGACGCTTTGCGCTAGTATTGTTAGTTGTAAACGTAACTCTAACTCAGGCAATGTAGATAGTGCTACAGGATGGAAAATCAACGATAAGAATGGTGGTTTTCAGTACAACACCAGCTTTAAAGAACAAGAAACACCTCCTGGTACAGCTTTTATTGAAGGCGGAACTTTTACAATGGGTAAAGTACAAGACGACCCAATGCACGATTGGAACAACACACCAAACCAACAGCATATCCAATCTTTTTATATGGATGAAGCCGAGGTTACTAACGTAAATTATCTTTATTACTTATATTATCTAAAAAGTGTATATCCACCAGACGATCCTAACTATGCTCTTATATATAAAGGAGCACTTCCTGATACTTTGGTATGGAGAAATCGTTTAGGTTATAACGAAATGATGACAGAAAACTATTTACGTCATCCTGGTTATGCTAATTATCCTGTTGTTGGTGTTAGCTGGATTCAAGCTGTTGAATATGCAAACTGGAGATCTAACCGTGTTGCTGAAATGTCTTTACAAGATGCAGGCTACATAAAAAGAGATGCTCACTTAACAGACTTAAACGCAGACAGTACTTTTGATGTAGATACATACATTAACGCACCAACTCAAACTTATGGAGGTAATTCTGAAGTTTTAGAAGGTGGTAAAAGAAGACAGCAAACAGATGCTGAAGGCAACCCTGTTAATGTTTACGCTAATAGAGAGACTGGACTAATCCCAGTAAAATATAGACTACCAACTGAGGCAGAATGGGAATATGCTGCTCTAGGCATGAGTGAGTTAAGAAGCTATAACGTTTATAGAGGTCGTAAAAAATATCCTTGGGATGGCCAATACACAAGATCTGGTAAGCGTGTAAATCGTGGTGATCAAATGGCTAACTTTAAGCAAGGTAAAGGTGACTATGGTGGAATTGCTGGATGGTCTGATGATGGTGCTGATATTACTGCCGAAGTAAAATCATACGAACCAAACGATTACGGTCTTTATGATATGGCTGGTAACGTTGCTGAGTGGGTAGCCGATGTTTATCGTCCTATTGTTGATGATGAGTTTAACGACTTCAACTACTACAGAGGTAATGTTTACACAAAAAATGCTTTAAATCCTGATGGAACAGTAAAAATTGTTACTGCAGAGGAAATAGTATACGACACCTTAAGTAATGGTAAAATCATTGCTCGTAATCTACCAGGTGAAATTGCAAAAATCCCTGTTGATGATGAAGACACTTATTTAAGAACTCAGTTTGACAAGAGTGATAACAGAAACTTTAGAGATGGTGACAAGCGTTCTTCTCGTTATTACAGAGAAAGTTTTGACGAAGGTGACGACAGAGTTGACGCTACAGGAAAAATGTACAACTCACCTAAGCATACCGTAGCTGTAGATTCAGCTGAAGGTAAGCTTATTAGAGAATATGACAAATCTAACAATAGAACATCTTTAATCAACGACGAAGTAAGAGTTTTCAAAGGTGGTTCATGGAGAGATAGAGCATATTGGATAGATCCTGCACAACGTCGTTATTTCCCACAAGATATGGCTACAGACTATATTGGGTTTAGATGTGCTGTTTCTAGAGTAGGTTCTAAATCTGTAAAATCTCAAAAGAAACGTAACTAA
- the cdd gene encoding cytidine deaminase yields the protein MKEVKIESTFKVYEDLSELPDDIQQLMQSAIETRENAYAPYSKFKVGAAILLDNNEVIVGSNQENASYPSGLCAERTAIYYAGAKYPKAKILKMAITASSQNQVTDSPIPPCGACRQSISEYEIKQEQPIEIYFMGVKGKVVKSNSLANLLPLGFDRSFL from the coding sequence ATGAAGGAAGTAAAGATTGAATCAACATTTAAAGTTTACGAAGACTTAAGTGAGCTTCCAGATGATATTCAACAGTTAATGCAATCTGCTATTGAAACCAGAGAAAATGCATATGCGCCATACTCAAAATTTAAAGTAGGTGCTGCAATCCTATTAGATAATAACGAAGTTATTGTTGGTAGTAATCAAGAAAATGCATCCTATCCTTCAGGACTGTGTGCAGAGCGTACCGCCATTTATTATGCAGGTGCAAAATATCCAAAAGCTAAGATTCTAAAAATGGCCATAACAGCTTCATCTCAAAATCAAGTAACGGATTCACCAATTCCACCTTGTGGTGCTTGTAGACAATCTATTTCAGAGTATGAAATTAAACAAGAGCAACCAATAGAAATTTACTTTATGGGAGTTAAAGGTAAGGTTGTAAAATCAAACTCTCTAGCAAATTTATTGCCACTTGGATTCGATAGAAGTTTCCTATAA